In one window of uncultured Acetobacteroides sp. DNA:
- a CDS encoding SusC/RagA family TonB-linked outer membrane protein has product MTKRLVLFLFVLLIAFAAEAQVRNVRGKVLDKNNQPIPGVNITLKGSKLASSTGISGEFLIKVSEANSKITFRMVGYKSQEVVVGKQNDLVVILEEENIQLQEAIVLGYGSKKSRESVVGAVEQISAKDLQVDRATESVDKMLEGRMAGILVENNSGDPGSASVSIQVRGQGSLTQVTSSDIVASSQPLFIIDGIPMLDASNPNIDKAFNQGVTQTNPLSLINPNDIETITVLKDAATSAIYGANAANGVILITTKKGKAGKATFNISQSFSVANVINSVKYLNTEDYVKLAIEAQVNSGISLEDAKLKAGATDINTNWYDLVLRQGFTSQTNMSVSGGSERTTYRFSAGYNNTKSVSKGNDLYRITSRLNLNTKLTDKLDFDAVFGFSMANKDVFSMFSGAFALKPNLSPYNADGTFNTNPPFDKAYVNPLAALAQNKNQKKDYNTNGNVSLTYHILKDLSFKTSMSVDYTNARTYVFNSKKNASGATSGGMIKDIYNSTFAWDNFNQLEWNKTFDDKHNVSVLAGMEISDKSSNGLRATEKNLPMEKLPIIGYGATENVDASASESSEGTISYYSRVGYSYDSKYNVSVNFRRDASSIFGGDVQAKNFASIGATWVLSKENWFPTDLVPLATLRASYGSTGNSKIGTYSARGTYAYGSSYVYNGEAGAIPRSAPNLDLTWEQNYKLNIGFDASFLKSRIGITFDYYRNTVIGGIQSLYIPLESGFSTVSANTSDMVNEGFEFTLKTKNINSKDFKWRSNFNISSNSNRLTKLANNLDKLPPSSYSYNGLKLGKDVSSIYTARYAGVDPQTGTALWYLKDGTITTDGVLANKIENRVYAGKASPDFFGGFVNDFEYKDFTLSIVMSYNIGGKKTIPYSYLNTNSDGRQILIHNQTVNQLDRWTTPGQITDVPKLSLDNYVGYGSTRYLYDMTNINFKTLSLAYKLPSKWIKRIKIDNASINTQISNLAYWYKDKKGGSGNGIAEYRYGFPESRQITFGIDLRF; this is encoded by the coding sequence ATGACAAAAAGATTAGTTCTGTTCTTGTTTGTTCTGCTCATAGCATTCGCAGCAGAAGCACAAGTTCGAAATGTGAGAGGAAAGGTGCTAGACAAAAACAACCAGCCTATTCCCGGAGTAAACATTACCCTTAAAGGCTCGAAATTGGCGAGTTCGACAGGCATAAGCGGCGAATTCCTCATAAAGGTATCAGAGGCAAACAGCAAGATTACGTTTCGTATGGTCGGCTATAAAAGCCAAGAAGTTGTTGTTGGCAAGCAAAACGACCTTGTTGTGATCCTCGAAGAGGAGAACATCCAGCTTCAGGAAGCCATCGTGCTTGGCTACGGCAGCAAAAAATCGCGCGAAAGCGTTGTTGGAGCCGTTGAGCAAATTTCGGCTAAGGATCTTCAAGTAGACAGAGCAACCGAAAGCGTAGATAAAATGCTGGAAGGTCGTATGGCGGGTATACTTGTTGAGAACAACTCTGGCGATCCAGGATCTGCATCCGTAAGCATACAGGTGCGCGGACAAGGTTCATTAACTCAGGTTACAAGTTCCGATATTGTAGCATCAAGTCAACCTCTCTTCATCATAGACGGTATTCCCATGCTTGATGCATCGAATCCCAATATCGACAAAGCCTTCAACCAAGGGGTAACACAAACAAATCCGTTGTCGCTTATAAATCCAAACGACATTGAAACCATCACCGTTTTAAAGGATGCGGCAACTTCCGCCATCTATGGGGCAAATGCTGCCAACGGAGTAATCCTTATTACAACCAAAAAGGGAAAAGCAGGGAAAGCAACCTTCAACATTTCGCAGTCGTTTTCAGTTGCCAACGTCATTAACAGCGTAAAGTATCTGAATACGGAAGATTACGTAAAACTTGCCATCGAAGCACAAGTAAACTCAGGTATTTCTCTCGAAGATGCAAAGCTAAAAGCAGGGGCAACCGACATCAACACCAACTGGTACGATTTAGTCCTTCGACAAGGCTTTACTTCACAGACCAATATGAGCGTATCAGGAGGTTCCGAAAGAACAACCTACCGCTTCTCTGCAGGCTATAACAATACGAAATCAGTTTCCAAGGGGAATGATCTCTATCGAATTACCTCGCGCCTTAATCTTAACACAAAGTTGACCGATAAGCTCGACTTCGATGCCGTCTTCGGATTCTCTATGGCCAATAAGGATGTGTTTAGCATGTTCTCCGGGGCTTTCGCATTGAAACCAAATCTTTCGCCCTACAATGCCGATGGAACATTCAACACCAATCCTCCTTTTGACAAGGCGTATGTAAACCCCTTGGCCGCATTGGCACAAAATAAGAACCAAAAGAAGGACTACAACACCAACGGCAATGTGTCGCTTACCTACCATATCCTAAAAGATCTAAGTTTCAAAACTTCTATGAGCGTTGACTACACAAACGCAAGAACATACGTCTTCAATTCGAAGAAGAATGCATCGGGTGCCACATCTGGAGGTATGATAAAAGACATCTACAATTCAACGTTTGCTTGGGACAACTTTAACCAGCTAGAATGGAATAAAACGTTTGACGACAAGCACAACGTTTCTGTTCTAGCCGGCATGGAAATCAGCGATAAAAGTTCCAACGGACTACGAGCAACCGAGAAGAATTTACCGATGGAAAAACTCCCAATTATCGGATATGGAGCAACCGAAAATGTTGACGCATCTGCTTCAGAAAGTTCGGAAGGAACCATTTCGTATTACAGCCGAGTTGGATACTCGTACGACTCAAAATACAATGTCAGCGTAAACTTTCGTCGAGATGCATCCTCCATCTTTGGGGGCGATGTACAGGCAAAGAACTTCGCATCAATTGGGGCAACGTGGGTTCTTTCAAAAGAAAATTGGTTCCCTACCGATCTAGTACCTTTGGCAACGCTAAGGGCTTCGTACGGTAGCACCGGAAACTCTAAAATTGGCACATACTCAGCACGTGGAACATACGCATATGGATCATCGTATGTCTATAACGGTGAAGCCGGAGCGATTCCACGCTCCGCTCCCAATCTCGACCTTACATGGGAACAGAACTACAAGCTAAACATCGGCTTCGATGCCAGCTTTCTCAAATCAAGAATCGGCATAACATTCGATTACTATAGAAACACAGTAATCGGAGGAATTCAATCGTTGTACATCCCCTTAGAATCAGGATTCTCTACAGTCTCGGCAAACACCAGCGATATGGTGAACGAGGGATTCGAATTTACGCTTAAAACAAAGAACATAAACAGCAAAGATTTTAAGTGGAGGTCGAACTTTAACATCTCCAGCAACTCCAATCGATTAACAAAGCTGGCAAACAACCTCGACAAGTTGCCACCCTCTAGTTACTCGTATAATGGGCTAAAGCTCGGAAAGGACGTGAGCAGCATTTACACCGCACGCTATGCTGGAGTAGATCCTCAAACAGGAACTGCGTTATGGTACTTAAAAGATGGGACCATTACTACCGACGGCGTGCTGGCTAATAAGATCGAGAACCGTGTGTATGCAGGAAAAGCATCTCCAGATTTCTTTGGTGGTTTTGTAAACGATTTCGAGTATAAAGACTTTACGCTATCCATTGTTATGAGCTACAATATCGGAGGTAAGAAAACAATCCCATACAGCTACCTCAACACAAACTCGGATGGACGTCAGATCCTAATACACAACCAAACGGTGAACCAGCTTGACCGATGGACAACACCAGGACAGATTACCGATGTTCCAAAGCTCTCTCTCGACAATTACGTGGGATACGGTTCTACCCGCTATCTATACGATATGACCAATATCAACTTTAAGACCTTATCCCTAGCCTACAAGCTACCATCAAAATGGATAAAGCGAATAAAGATTGACAATGCCAGCATCAACACTCAGATTAGCAATCTAGCATACTGGTACAAGGACAAAAAAGGAGGAAGCGGAAACGGAATTGCTGAATACCGTTACGGTTTCCCCGAATCGAGACAGATAACCTTTGGTATTGACCTTAGATTCTAA
- a CDS encoding AraC family transcriptional regulator yields the protein MEQLNVVSLALLSFFFISFTNKKGKTLSEKILMFWLGILIVAQVAYLVERSVLIHRFHFIVENTCSLNIIHGATLLVYVKSMLNKAYTLSRSTLVHLIPLAVLIVGKVLMQDVWNLYSCEAEGSCTCSNNIFQRLISWYKVLVVGSYVIYVLFLYLRTKKTDSYLLDLSTQTKWWLATVVLGSVTLFGLIVALELVQVLSIYQITDKLLVINVLTSTFAILFIYIGNKYAFLLSKVSSSVDQPSKKKSSAPLSQDDEQLIDPKFERIFNDVDQLMKEQQLYQEPELTLSMVSERLKVPSAIVSQAVKIFSNQTFPSYINTYRVNMVIEKMNSPRFKTYTLLSLALESGFNSKASFNRIFKQQKGVTPSEYAAQLGLSPNEE from the coding sequence ATGGAACAACTAAACGTAGTTAGCTTAGCCCTACTTTCGTTCTTCTTTATTTCATTTACCAACAAAAAGGGGAAGACTCTGTCTGAGAAAATCCTTATGTTTTGGTTGGGGATTCTAATTGTTGCGCAGGTAGCCTACCTAGTTGAGCGATCGGTGCTGATACACCGCTTCCACTTTATTGTAGAAAACACCTGCAGCCTTAATATAATCCATGGAGCAACGCTTTTAGTATACGTAAAGAGCATGCTCAACAAGGCTTACACGCTTAGCCGCTCTACGCTCGTTCACCTTATCCCCTTGGCGGTTTTAATTGTTGGAAAAGTCCTCATGCAGGATGTGTGGAACCTGTATAGCTGCGAGGCCGAAGGATCGTGCACCTGCTCGAACAACATCTTCCAAAGGTTGATTAGCTGGTATAAGGTGCTCGTAGTCGGTTCCTACGTTATTTACGTGCTCTTCCTATACCTGAGGACCAAGAAAACCGACTCCTACCTTCTCGATTTATCCACCCAAACCAAGTGGTGGTTAGCCACAGTGGTTCTAGGAAGCGTAACGCTTTTTGGTCTTATTGTAGCGCTGGAGCTGGTTCAGGTATTGAGCATTTACCAGATTACCGATAAGCTGCTTGTCATAAATGTCCTCACCTCTACTTTTGCCATCCTATTTATATACATTGGCAATAAGTATGCCTTTCTGCTATCGAAGGTAAGCAGCAGCGTAGATCAGCCCAGCAAGAAAAAGAGCAGCGCCCCACTGTCCCAGGACGACGAACAGCTGATTGATCCGAAGTTCGAAAGGATATTTAATGATGTAGACCAGCTGATGAAGGAGCAGCAGCTCTACCAAGAGCCCGAGCTAACCCTATCGATGGTTTCGGAGAGGCTAAAAGTGCCATCTGCCATAGTCTCCCAGGCCGTAAAGATCTTTTCCAACCAAACCTTTCCGTCGTATATAAATACGTATAGGGTAAATATGGTGATCGAAAAGATGAATTCGCCACGATTCAAAACCTACACCCTGCTATCGCTTGCGCTCGAGTCGGGCTTTAACTCCAAAGCCTCGTTTAACCGCATATTTAAGCAGCAAAAGGGCGTTACCCCCAGCGAGTACGCCGCCCAGCTAGGCTTAAGCCCCAACGAAGAGTAG
- a CDS encoding RagB/SusD family nutrient uptake outer membrane protein, with protein sequence MKSSTIFHIAFVLGTLVGTTSCESFLDREPTMTISNNEITKDLEGLNFAVVGDYSNIMDTYGSALIAYSESRSGNLQMAKSATSALVKDITPSYEFSNLYDDEDDAVMFFYENFYKIINQANDIIEACKTRTYANTKLRDQYYGEALFMRALSHFNLCNLYAQPYSYSKIGSHQSIVMMDKKIPVLDYPVRSKLYVVYDLIISDLKKADTLLTNNSRTTGIKQAWISQAAVQALLARVLLYKGDYKNAYYYSNKVIADYGYSLVPNKDYLGAWSSTVPNQEDIWIIDFTAKTTRTVSTYYGVPDVEKTVACSVSKDLYSLYENDDVRKSLIIPFPGDARDTVTIKFKSIGLKERYIPAIRLSEMYLTRAEAAAELSDVITARNDLNTIRQRANVNATPIYPSGQALIDAIMLERRKELAFEGHTYYDFIRKGKGITRTYFNGINNKDVPFPSDKLILPFPKNAVERNPNLNSK encoded by the coding sequence ATGAAAAGCAGTACTATATTCCATATTGCATTTGTGCTGGGAACACTTGTCGGCACAACCTCATGCGAGAGTTTCCTCGACAGGGAACCTACCATGACCATATCGAACAATGAAATTACGAAGGACCTAGAAGGGTTAAATTTTGCAGTAGTTGGAGACTATAGCAACATAATGGATACCTATGGAAGCGCCCTGATTGCCTACTCCGAGAGCAGAAGCGGAAACTTGCAAATGGCCAAATCGGCAACAAGTGCCCTAGTTAAAGACATTACGCCCTCCTACGAGTTTAGTAACCTATACGACGACGAAGATGATGCCGTTATGTTTTTCTATGAGAATTTTTACAAGATCATTAATCAGGCAAACGACATCATCGAAGCTTGCAAAACCAGAACCTACGCTAACACGAAGCTTCGCGACCAGTACTATGGCGAAGCACTGTTTATGCGAGCGCTATCTCATTTCAACCTTTGCAACCTATATGCCCAACCCTACAGCTACTCTAAAATAGGAAGCCATCAATCAATCGTAATGATGGACAAGAAGATCCCCGTCTTAGATTATCCTGTACGTAGCAAGTTATACGTTGTGTACGACCTTATTATCTCCGATTTAAAAAAGGCCGATACCCTATTAACGAACAACAGCCGCACTACTGGAATAAAGCAGGCTTGGATATCACAGGCCGCAGTTCAGGCTCTGCTTGCAAGGGTACTTCTTTACAAAGGAGACTATAAAAACGCCTACTACTATTCGAACAAGGTGATTGCCGATTATGGCTACTCGTTAGTCCCCAACAAGGATTATCTTGGTGCTTGGAGCTCAACAGTTCCAAACCAGGAAGATATTTGGATAATAGATTTCACCGCCAAAACTACGAGAACGGTTTCGACCTACTACGGAGTTCCTGATGTAGAAAAGACAGTTGCTTGTTCTGTCTCTAAGGACTTATACTCGTTATACGAAAACGATGATGTCCGCAAAAGTTTAATAATTCCATTTCCAGGTGATGCTAGAGATACTGTTACCATCAAGTTTAAAAGTATCGGTCTTAAAGAACGATATATTCCAGCAATTCGCCTTTCAGAGATGTACCTAACCAGAGCTGAAGCTGCTGCAGAACTGTCTGATGTAATTACCGCTCGTAACGATCTAAACACTATCAGGCAGCGTGCAAATGTTAATGCAACTCCAATTTACCCTTCAGGGCAAGCACTTATCGATGCCATTATGCTGGAACGTCGAAAAGAGCTCGCATTTGAGGGACACACCTACTACGACTTTATCCGTAAGGGAAAAGGTATTACACGAACCTACTTTAATGGCATCAATAACAAAGATGTGCCTTTCCCAAGTGATAAGTTAATCCTGCCATTCCCAAAGAATGCAGTAGAACGTAATCCAAATCTTAATTCCAAATAG
- a CDS encoding zinc-dependent metalloprotease yields the protein MITKLTFVTLTLFTLSVGNYAQGSNPKKERSTTTSPLEQTIEKKTTSIQDKAHVEAGFISVLKVKDSYYLAIPDSILGRDLLFAGRVEKISNNKQISAGQIRKDPILVRFQKKGNRIVIEYPQDYRIVDEKDPIAKAIDKNNITPEFQFFDIEETTGNNSYIIDVTKFFADEIAYVSPLDGKIKSGRLETKGVQVIRMSVNDQTLEVSTVLPFVSERDASKIILRYSLYLLPKVPMMARANDDRIGFFSKSKRIYESGQPVSTQQLISRWRIEPKPEDAEKYKRGELVAPAKPIIFYIDPVMPAKWRSYVKQGIEDWNKAFEKIGFKNVVEAKDYPQNDASFDEFSFRHNCFRYLPVEDANASGEIYYDPRSGEIVRGDIFWYHNVIKLLQEWRYVQTAAADPKVRTLKLDDATMGELIRYAVAHEMGHVLGLQHNMRASYAFPVDSLRSAAFTQRYGTTASIMDYARNNYVAQPEDKGVKFTPPILGDFDYFSIKYGYKPILSATSTTEEVPTLEQWFKNNGSDPKYLYSGAAVAKVMPDPSSQADALGDDAVKASTYGIKNLKVIIKNTAKWLYKETETPEIYDNTYAAIFKQYSKELGHTLSYLGGVYEFAGTIGDIKAKRKAVDAEKQREALAFAVNEIRNIGWLNEPSLIPYIGSKTDMLFQKQNDVVDDLLGNFIPSRIIANEGLGCTYTIEHYFNDLSNCILKAGAANDRYVQNLQICYVQKLKALSENKEQKGTILSAAIYAQISSVKGMLTLRAEKSTNGTEKKQIAYLLQILKS from the coding sequence ATGATCACCAAACTTACGTTTGTGACTCTTACCCTTTTTACCCTGAGCGTAGGCAACTACGCTCAGGGTTCTAATCCCAAAAAGGAAAGATCGACCACAACATCTCCACTAGAACAAACCATAGAAAAGAAAACCACCTCTATACAAGATAAAGCGCATGTAGAGGCTGGATTTATTAGCGTACTTAAAGTAAAGGATAGCTACTACCTCGCGATTCCCGACAGCATACTTGGTAGAGACCTACTATTTGCTGGACGTGTAGAAAAGATTAGCAACAACAAACAAATATCAGCTGGCCAAATCCGTAAGGATCCAATCCTTGTTCGTTTCCAAAAAAAGGGAAATCGAATTGTAATAGAATACCCCCAAGACTACCGCATTGTTGACGAGAAAGATCCAATAGCCAAGGCTATTGACAAAAATAACATCACCCCAGAGTTTCAGTTCTTCGACATTGAGGAGACTACGGGTAACAACTCTTACATCATTGATGTAACCAAATTCTTTGCCGACGAGATAGCGTATGTATCTCCGCTCGATGGCAAAATTAAATCGGGACGCCTAGAAACTAAAGGTGTACAGGTTATACGTATGAGCGTTAACGACCAAACCTTAGAGGTTAGCACGGTTCTACCTTTTGTTAGCGAAAGAGATGCCTCAAAAATCATCCTCCGCTATTCGCTCTACCTGCTGCCCAAAGTACCCATGATGGCTCGTGCCAACGACGACCGTATCGGGTTCTTCTCAAAGTCAAAACGTATCTACGAATCGGGACAACCTGTATCTACCCAACAGCTTATTTCCCGCTGGCGCATTGAGCCTAAACCAGAAGATGCAGAGAAGTACAAGAGAGGTGAATTAGTAGCTCCTGCTAAACCCATCATCTTCTACATCGACCCTGTAATGCCTGCCAAATGGCGCTCGTATGTTAAGCAAGGCATTGAAGACTGGAACAAAGCTTTTGAAAAAATAGGATTCAAAAATGTAGTAGAAGCGAAGGACTATCCCCAGAACGATGCTTCGTTCGACGAGTTTAGCTTCCGACACAACTGCTTCCGATACCTCCCCGTTGAAGATGCCAATGCCAGCGGAGAAATATACTACGACCCCCGATCTGGAGAGATCGTTCGTGGCGACATATTCTGGTACCACAACGTTATTAAGCTGCTGCAGGAATGGCGTTACGTACAAACAGCGGCAGCTGACCCCAAAGTTCGCACCCTTAAACTTGATGATGCTACCATGGGAGAGCTTATCCGCTATGCAGTAGCCCACGAAATGGGGCATGTACTGGGATTACAGCATAACATGCGCGCGTCGTATGCTTTCCCCGTTGATTCCTTGAGATCGGCAGCCTTTACACAAAGGTACGGCACTACTGCTTCTATTATGGACTATGCCCGCAATAACTATGTGGCGCAACCAGAGGACAAAGGGGTTAAATTCACCCCTCCCATCTTAGGCGATTTCGATTACTTCTCCATAAAGTATGGCTATAAGCCAATACTAAGCGCCACCTCAACCACTGAGGAGGTACCAACCTTAGAGCAATGGTTTAAGAACAACGGAAGCGATCCTAAATATCTTTATAGTGGTGCCGCTGTGGCTAAGGTTATGCCAGATCCTTCATCGCAAGCCGATGCCCTTGGCGATGATGCCGTAAAAGCATCGACCTACGGAATAAAAAACCTAAAGGTGATTATCAAGAATACGGCAAAATGGCTTTACAAGGAAACTGAGACTCCTGAGATTTACGATAATACCTATGCGGCTATATTTAAGCAATACTCCAAGGAACTAGGTCATACGCTGAGCTACCTAGGAGGAGTTTACGAATTTGCTGGAACAATTGGCGACATAAAAGCAAAAAGAAAGGCGGTTGATGCTGAAAAGCAGCGCGAAGCGCTCGCCTTTGCCGTAAACGAAATTCGCAACATTGGCTGGCTAAACGAACCATCGCTAATCCCCTACATCGGCTCTAAAACCGATATGCTTTTCCAAAAGCAGAACGATGTGGTAGATGATCTGTTGGGCAATTTCATCCCCTCGCGAATCATTGCCAACGAAGGATTGGGATGCACCTATACCATAGAGCACTACTTCAACGATCTTTCGAACTGTATCCTTAAAGCAGGAGCTGCCAACGATCGGTATGTTCAGAACCTACAGATATGTTACGTGCAAAAGTTAAAGGCACTATCTGAAAATAAGGAACAAAAGGGAACAATACTTTCGGCTGCTATATATGCACAGATAAGTAGTGTAAAGGGAATGCTAACATTAAGGGCTGAAAAATCGACAAATGGAACGGAGAAGAAGCAGATAGCATACCTTCTTCAAATTCTGAAATCGTAG